CTCAGTCACCACACCTGAGCGGATGAGGTTGCGAATCGCGCGCGTGAGCTCCTGTATTGTGGATAACGTATTCATAGTGCAAGGATGCCTCTGGTCTGGAGTCGCGCCAATTCGCGCGGCTCCGGTGGTGGTTCACACAATATTTATTTACCGAGATGCCTGATAATGATGTCTTCAATCATCTGCTCATCGTCGCGGGTGAAACCGAGCAACGGGCGCGCCGCGTACTGCACATCCCGGCTGTGACGATTTGGCCGGTCTTTTAGACCATACTGATGCACCCGCGCCATGCGCTGTACCCTGCCGGTAAATTCCACCACCGCCGCACTGTCGCTGCCTTTGGCTTTCATAAAGCGGTTAGTGCGCAGTCTGGCGAACATTTCGCGCCTGATACGGCCTTTCTTACTTCGTACCGGCTGGCGCTTTCGGGCGGCATACGGGGTGCCGTCGGGTGCCTGCTGTCGCCTGATGCGCTGCTGCTGACTGGCGCGCAGTTTTTTTG
The Salmonella bongori NCTC 12419 DNA segment above includes these coding regions:
- a CDS encoding phage virion morphogenesis protein, whose product is MSELTALQERLTGLIASLSPAARRQMAADIAKKLRASQQQRIRRQQAPDGTPYAARKRQPVRSKKGRIRREMFARLRTNRFMKAKGSDSAAVVEFTGRVQRMARVHQYGLKDRPNRHSRDVQYAARPLLGFTRDDEQMIEDIIIRHLGK